GGGATGTCGAGCCCCGCGTCGATCGCGCCCTCCTGAACGGCGAACACCTTGTTGCCGGGCGTCGCCGTGTGCAGGCCGATGTCGAGGACGGCCTCGGTGAGGCCGGCGTCGACCGCGCGCGACCCGAGGAGCAGGCCGGTGAGGTAGGCGGCGGGCAGGTTGCCCGTCGGTGCCTCCCAACCGAACTCCGCGAGGTCGCTCGAATGCGCGCTCGCTCGGGTCTCGTCACCCGCCGGGCTGGTCGTGATCAGCTGCGCCCTGATGTGCTTGTTGCTCGGACGAGCAACGAGCCGCGGCTTATCGGATTTCAGCAGGCGCAACCTCTGGTGGTAATCGGTTCGAACTTCGCGTCGGCGCCGCATGGGCACCTTATAGCGTGGTCCTGTCGCCATTATTCGTCACCGTACTGGTTGTCGATGTAGTTCATCATGTACCGGACGCTGCGGAACTCCCCGCCGCGGGACTTGTTGTACAGTTCGCGGTACTGGGTCGAGTCGATCTCGCCCTCCTCGCGGAGTTCGCGCAGTCGTCGTCGCTGTGCTCTGATCTGGTCTTTCCACTGGTCCTTCTCGTTCTGGCGCGCGCCGGCCGTCCCTTTGCGCTTGCCGGCACCCTTCCCGTGGCCGTAGGCGTGCTTTTTCTGGCGTTCGCGCGCGCGGCCGCGCGAGTTGCTCCGGGCCTCTTTCGACTGGATGGTGCCCTGATCGACCAGTTCGCGGATCTCCTCTCGGGTGATCGCGTCGGCGATCTCGCCTTGAGATTCCGGGTCGAACCAGACGCGGTTCTTGCCGACGTCCAACACGTCGGCCGCGAGTCGTTTCTGTGCTTTCAGGTCGCTCATTGCTCTACCTCCACTTCGACGTAGGTGGGGTTGAGAACGCGAATGTCCGCGCTCTCGGCTTCCTCCTCGATGCGCTCTCGCTTACGGCCGCCGACGGACGACCCGATCCGCACCGCCTGCCGGTCGCCGTCGACACCCTCGAGGTCGTCGACGTTCTCGACGCGCACTTCCTCGAAGCCGCTCGGGTGGAGCCCACGAACCGCCTTCGGGGTCCGGAAACCGGCCTCGACGACCGGGCCGCGGCTCTTGAAGCGCCGTCGCTGCTTCGAGAGGCCGCCGCGCGGGCGACGCCACGATTCCGGCGTGCGCTTTTTCTTGTGGTACTCCTGGCGCTTGAACGCCGGCTTGCCGACCCGCGCGCGCTGGCCGAGCAGGCGCGCCTTCTCGTCGTCGAGTTCGGGCGTCTTCTCGGTCAGACCGCGGGCCTGAAGCTCGGTCTCGACGTCCTCGGCCTCGGTGTCGGCCTCGGGCTCCTCGTCTTCGACCTCCGCTTCGGTCTCCTCGTCGACCTCCAGACCGCCGACGTCGGCCTTTATACGCGCTGCGAGCGCGTTGCCGATCCCCTCGACGTCCGCGAGTTCGTCCTGGCTCGCCGCCGTGACGTCCTCGACGGTCTCGAAGCCGGCCTCGCGCAGCGCGTCGGCCTTCGCGTCGCCGACG
This genomic stretch from Halalkalicoccus subterraneus harbors:
- a CDS encoding 50S ribosomal protein L18, translating into MATGPRYKVPMRRRREVRTDYHQRLRLLKSDKPRLVARPSNKHIRAQLITTSPAGDETRASAHSSDLAEFGWEAPTGNLPAAYLTGLLLGSRAVDAGLTEAVLDIGLHTATPGNKVFAVQEGAIDAGLDIP
- a CDS encoding 50S ribosomal protein L19e, with the protein product MSDLKAQKRLAADVLDVGKNRVWFDPESQGEIADAITREEIRELVDQGTIQSKEARSNSRGRARERQKKHAYGHGKGAGKRKGTAGARQNEKDQWKDQIRAQRRRLRELREEGEIDSTQYRELYNKSRGGEFRSVRYMMNYIDNQYGDE
- a CDS encoding 50S ribosomal protein L32e encodes the protein MADNDEEQTEQDGGEATPPEEEQPVGDEPSELTDISGVGDAKADALREAGFETVEDVTAASQDELADVEGIGNALAARIKADVGGLEVDEETEAEVEDEEPEADTEAEDVETELQARGLTEKTPELDDEKARLLGQRARVGKPAFKRQEYHKKKRTPESWRRPRGGLSKQRRRFKSRGPVVEAGFRTPKAVRGLHPSGFEEVRVENVDDLEGVDGDRQAVRIGSSVGGRKRERIEEEAESADIRVLNPTYVEVEVEQ